The following proteins are co-located in the Nitrospirota bacterium genome:
- the smc gene encoding chromosome segregation protein SMC codes for MYLKSLEMAGFKSFAEARIEFPDGVTAIVGPNGSGKSNVVDAILWVLGEQSTKALRSEKMEDVIFNGTEMRKPLGLAEVSLVISGLDRINVDPLSGLSSQLSEYQELMITRRLYRNGDSEYLINKTVCRLKDVRSILLDTRAGTKGHTVIAQGQIDQILNASPQDRRELIEETAGIVRYKKQKAEALRKLDATQQNLLRVRDIIAEVKKQLNSLERQARQARSYQALHQESKSLEIQLLTNEYRMLRTTIAEVEEELQQLGDRESEQAAGLARLSAELEQVKFAMATASEAIGQRREELSKVEQQQAQALTAAEVERNRGELYVQQQSQGGQELERLSQEQAQGTAEITALEGMLVALERECAEREQAFATLEQEMKGLVHQRTAAMAEEERGRRDVLNLAVLVANTEQTLVQLATRIQEATDREGRLAREREDFQLQHVTTTDKREALKQACQEAEQLVADLRRQKQGVEEESERVSAELVEVDQLVLRQSEELAAVDSHLRALEGVLQEDMGYGRRGDEESTALKACSGVRDAIAEWLAVPAGWDRAVEAILSERVRGWFVDSPAAACDAIEFLKGKDLGRGTFIPQHPRWTARDAASQQWWPAVQGQPGVVGRAVDLIPVQGEREAARNYLFDRIVFIDSLQDATTLWSQLSIGAPDGPVLVTRAGEILDAAGTITGGQVSATGGVLQRRREVLQLDAQRLSLTGSVDEGKQRRERLLAQGQELREQGRQLVESLRDAEMRGLSLQKDEAGLQHVLGNLSQRIDTLMSDAQRGLAEVERLMHDMRSSEAQLAQWMAEKAGQEGELTRARERVGQIDQDKQGLQERFTEAQLVAQNLRTTREHHRRDLLRVEQEQQAAIARIEIVTRQVEGLTASIEQSRAEREHQETRCREFGESADQVKTQLVELQESQAQDMAAAQQLDAGLEDVRRAVSSLRESRLAVEVKKAEVRMQLGTVESTLSGTYQVDLTTLLDARVGEMTAEQLSLGEAPISEDRSAVNEMAMREQLQKLREKLDRLGPINLAAIQEHQELDQRYQFLTTQEQDLSTSISSLKEIIQRVNLTTKDMFASTFAELQQKFSEVFVKFFPGGRAELQLVEVPADETTESSGQQDPGVDIVVQPPGKRLKSMTMLSGGEKTLTAMALLFASFLIRPTPFCILDEIDAPLDEENIGRFTSVLRELSASAQFMVITHNKRTMAIADSLFGVTMEEPGISKIVSVRLANLQPV; via the coding sequence ATGTATTTGAAATCCCTTGAAATGGCGGGGTTTAAGTCGTTCGCGGAGGCCCGGATCGAATTTCCCGATGGCGTCACGGCTATTGTGGGACCCAACGGAAGCGGAAAGAGTAATGTCGTCGATGCGATTCTCTGGGTACTCGGGGAACAGAGCACCAAGGCGCTGCGCAGCGAGAAGATGGAAGATGTGATTTTTAACGGGACCGAGATGCGCAAGCCTCTTGGCCTGGCCGAAGTATCGCTCGTAATCAGTGGCCTTGATCGGATCAATGTGGATCCCCTGTCCGGGCTTTCCAGTCAGCTGTCCGAATATCAAGAGCTCATGATCACCCGCCGCCTCTACCGCAATGGCGATAGTGAATACCTCATCAATAAGACCGTCTGCCGGTTGAAGGATGTCCGGAGCATCCTGCTGGATACCAGGGCCGGAACCAAGGGGCACACGGTGATCGCTCAGGGGCAAATCGATCAAATTCTCAACGCCTCGCCGCAAGATCGGCGCGAGTTGATCGAAGAAACGGCCGGGATCGTTCGTTATAAAAAGCAGAAGGCCGAAGCGTTACGCAAGTTGGATGCGACACAGCAGAATCTCTTGCGCGTGCGGGACATTATTGCCGAGGTGAAGAAACAGTTGAATTCGCTTGAGCGTCAAGCCAGGCAGGCACGGTCCTATCAGGCATTGCACCAGGAGTCCAAATCGCTGGAGATTCAGCTGCTCACGAATGAGTATCGCATGCTTCGAACGACGATCGCGGAAGTCGAGGAGGAGCTGCAACAGCTGGGGGATCGCGAGTCCGAACAGGCCGCCGGCTTGGCACGCTTGAGCGCAGAACTTGAGCAGGTCAAATTCGCGATGGCCACGGCGAGCGAGGCGATCGGGCAGCGGCGCGAGGAACTGTCGAAAGTTGAGCAGCAACAGGCGCAGGCCTTGACGGCCGCAGAAGTCGAGCGTAATCGCGGTGAGCTCTACGTGCAGCAGCAGAGCCAGGGCGGGCAGGAGCTCGAGCGCCTCAGCCAGGAGCAAGCGCAGGGCACGGCGGAAATTACGGCTCTGGAGGGTATGCTGGTCGCGCTCGAGCGTGAATGTGCGGAGCGTGAGCAGGCCTTCGCGACACTTGAGCAGGAGATGAAAGGGCTGGTTCATCAGCGCACTGCGGCCATGGCAGAGGAAGAGCGAGGGCGCCGGGACGTCCTGAATCTGGCGGTATTGGTCGCCAATACCGAGCAGACATTGGTTCAATTGGCTACTCGTATTCAAGAGGCGACGGATCGTGAGGGCCGTCTAGCCCGCGAGCGGGAAGACTTTCAGCTGCAGCATGTCACGACAACGGACAAGCGTGAGGCACTCAAGCAGGCCTGCCAGGAGGCAGAGCAGCTGGTGGCCGATCTGCGACGGCAGAAGCAGGGCGTTGAAGAGGAAAGCGAGCGGGTATCGGCAGAATTGGTCGAGGTCGATCAGTTGGTTCTTCGTCAGTCGGAAGAGTTGGCGGCGGTGGATTCCCATCTCCGGGCGTTGGAAGGTGTGCTGCAGGAAGATATGGGTTATGGGCGGCGTGGCGATGAAGAATCGACGGCGCTCAAAGCTTGTAGCGGAGTCCGCGATGCCATTGCCGAATGGTTGGCTGTGCCGGCTGGATGGGATCGGGCCGTGGAAGCGATTTTGAGTGAGCGGGTCAGAGGCTGGTTCGTCGATAGTCCCGCCGCCGCTTGTGACGCGATTGAGTTTCTCAAGGGAAAAGATCTTGGGCGGGGTACGTTTATTCCTCAGCATCCTCGTTGGACAGCTCGGGATGCTGCCTCTCAGCAGTGGTGGCCTGCGGTACAGGGTCAGCCTGGTGTGGTGGGCCGTGCGGTCGATTTAATCCCTGTCCAGGGCGAACGGGAAGCGGCGCGCAACTATCTTTTCGACCGGATCGTATTTATCGACAGCCTTCAGGATGCAACGACCTTGTGGTCTCAGTTATCCATAGGGGCTCCCGATGGACCGGTTCTCGTCACCCGTGCAGGCGAAATCCTGGATGCGGCCGGGACGATCACCGGTGGACAGGTCAGTGCGACGGGAGGTGTGCTGCAACGGCGACGAGAGGTCTTGCAGCTGGATGCCCAGCGCCTATCGCTGACGGGGTCTGTTGACGAGGGCAAGCAGCGGCGGGAGCGATTGCTGGCGCAAGGGCAGGAGTTGCGTGAGCAGGGCCGACAACTCGTCGAGTCGCTCCGCGACGCAGAAATGCGCGGGCTCTCGTTGCAAAAAGATGAAGCAGGGCTTCAGCACGTGCTGGGGAATCTCTCCCAACGAATCGACACGTTAATGAGTGATGCCCAGCGCGGTTTGGCGGAGGTGGAGCGGCTCATGCATGACATGCGTTCCTCCGAAGCACAGCTCGCGCAGTGGATGGCGGAGAAGGCCGGCCAGGAAGGCGAGCTCACTCGCGCGCGTGAACGGGTGGGACAGATCGATCAGGACAAGCAGGGGCTTCAGGAGCGATTCACCGAGGCGCAGTTGGTTGCGCAGAATCTCAGGACGACTCGCGAGCATCATCGCCGCGACCTTCTCCGGGTTGAGCAGGAGCAACAGGCCGCGATCGCACGGATTGAGATCGTGACGCGCCAGGTCGAAGGGCTGACGGCTTCGATTGAGCAGAGCCGGGCTGAGCGGGAACATCAGGAAACGCGTTGTCGCGAGTTCGGCGAATCGGCTGACCAGGTGAAGACACAGTTGGTCGAATTGCAAGAATCTCAGGCGCAGGATATGGCGGCGGCCCAACAGCTCGATGCCGGGTTGGAGGACGTTCGCCGTGCGGTGTCGTCGCTTCGTGAGTCCCGCTTGGCGGTGGAGGTCAAGAAAGCAGAAGTCCGAATGCAATTGGGGACGGTCGAGTCCACGCTCTCCGGCACATACCAGGTCGATCTCACGACGCTGCTCGATGCGCGGGTTGGGGAAATGACGGCCGAACAACTGTCACTAGGCGAGGCGCCGATTTCAGAAGACCGTTCAGCCGTGAATGAGATGGCGATGAGGGAGCAACTGCAGAAACTTCGCGAGAAGCTCGATCGCCTGGGACCGATCAATTTGGCCGCGATTCAGGAGCATCAAGAATTGGATCAGCGGTATCAATTTCTCACGACGCAGGAACAGGATCTCTCCACCTCTATCAGCTCGCTCAAGGAAATCATTCAGCGGGTCAACCTCACCACGAAGGATATGTTTGCCAGCACCTTTGCCGAGCTCCAGCAGAAATTCAGCGAGGTATTCGTGAAGTTCTTTCCTGGGGGCCGTGCTGAGCTGCAATTGGTCGAGGTCCCGGCGGATGAGACGACAGAGAGCTCTGGACAACAGGATCCCGGCGTCGACATCGTGGTGCAACCGCCTGGGAAACGCCTGAAGAGTATGACCATGCTCTCGGGTGGCGAGAAAACCTTAACGGCGATGGCCCTGCTTTTCGCGAGCTTTCTGATCAGGCCGACGCCGTTCTGTATCCTCGACGAAATCGACGCACCGCTGGACGAAGAGAATATCGGGCGCTTTACCAGCGTCTTGCGGGAACTCTCCGCGAGTGCTCAGTTCATGGTCATCACGCATAACAAGCGGACGATGGCCATTGCAGATTCCTTGTTTGGCGTCACGATGGAAGAACCGGGTATTTCAAAAATCGTGTCGGTGAGACTGGCGAATTTGCAACCGGTCTAA
- the shc gene encoding squalene--hopene cyclase → MNLIRAFLGRLSDSLFVSVPEKLGLATELSKAPSLRLVSDKPLMSTPIDPAMRRPPSHSVSPVDAIDDAVRRSQAWFLSKQDASEGYWVAELEADTTLTSEYLLLRRFLDRVDPERERKAVRYLRAMQLPDGGWPIFHGGPSEISASVKAYFALKLSGMSADEPYMLRARDCIHAKGGVVCANVFTKITLALFEQYDWEGLPSMPPEIMLLPKRFYFSIYAISYWSRAVLIPLLVVFANQPVCRIPKEQGIDELYVFPRAEIRYRDVPPFNKDQRWLTPHNFFVQLDGVLKLYDRMPLSWLREKALHKAATWMLDHIKGSGGLGAIYPAMANSIVALRCLGYQVDDPLVRKAFQEIESLEVYSIVSIGDQRVEALHLQPCHSPIWDTALLMNAFIETGMPQDHPSLQKAASYLASRQTKTVGDWKFSAPNAEPGGWYFQFENELYPDVDDSAVVLMALSKVRMAQASELQESIQRGTNWVLAMQGSDGGWGAYDKDNNRIVFNYIPFADHHALLDPSTSDLTGRCLEMLAALGYDQRHPAVGPALRFLKREQEADGSWYGRWGVNYIYGTWSVLAGLRAIGVDLSEPYIQRAVAWLESKQNPDGGWGESCHSYDDDPAWSGKGDSTPSQTAWAIMGLMSAGMTDAFSVARGIQYLLRHQLKDGSWEEVRHTGTGFPRVFYLRYHWYCQYFPLWALAMYRNLRTRGHMRADEVREQVLASGCHRVDR, encoded by the coding sequence ATGAATCTGATTCGAGCGTTTCTGGGTCGTCTATCGGACAGTCTCTTCGTCTCCGTGCCGGAGAAGTTGGGGTTGGCGACCGAATTGTCCAAGGCTCCATCGCTACGTCTGGTGTCGGACAAGCCCCTGATGTCCACGCCAATCGATCCTGCGATGCGCCGCCCACCTAGCCATTCCGTGAGTCCCGTGGATGCGATCGACGACGCGGTTCGGCGCAGCCAAGCCTGGTTCTTATCCAAACAAGATGCCTCCGAAGGCTATTGGGTTGCGGAACTTGAAGCCGATACGACTCTGACCTCCGAATATCTGTTGCTGCGGAGATTTTTGGATCGGGTCGATCCGGAACGCGAGCGCAAGGCGGTGCGCTACCTCCGCGCCATGCAATTGCCCGATGGCGGCTGGCCGATTTTTCATGGTGGCCCTTCGGAGATCAGCGCCTCGGTCAAAGCCTATTTCGCCTTGAAGTTGAGCGGTATGTCAGCCGACGAGCCCTACATGCTCCGTGCCCGTGACTGTATTCATGCCAAGGGTGGCGTGGTCTGTGCGAATGTCTTCACGAAAATCACCTTGGCCCTGTTTGAACAGTACGATTGGGAAGGCCTTCCGAGTATGCCGCCGGAGATCATGCTCCTGCCGAAGCGGTTCTACTTCAGTATCTATGCGATTTCTTATTGGTCGCGTGCCGTCCTGATTCCTCTGTTGGTGGTGTTTGCGAATCAGCCTGTCTGCCGTATTCCCAAAGAGCAGGGAATCGACGAACTCTACGTCTTCCCCAGGGCGGAGATTCGCTATCGCGACGTGCCACCGTTCAATAAGGATCAACGGTGGCTTACCCCGCATAATTTCTTCGTCCAATTGGACGGGGTGCTCAAACTCTACGACCGGATGCCGCTGAGTTGGTTGCGCGAGAAGGCCTTGCATAAGGCAGCCACCTGGATGTTGGACCATATCAAGGGCAGTGGTGGGTTGGGGGCAATCTATCCGGCCATGGCGAACTCGATCGTGGCCCTTCGCTGCCTCGGCTACCAGGTCGACGATCCCTTGGTCCGGAAGGCATTTCAGGAAATCGAATCGCTGGAAGTCTACAGCATCGTGTCGATCGGCGATCAGCGCGTCGAGGCTCTCCATCTCCAGCCCTGTCACTCTCCCATCTGGGACACGGCATTACTCATGAATGCGTTCATTGAAACCGGGATGCCGCAGGACCACCCCTCTCTCCAAAAGGCGGCTTCCTACTTGGCTTCCCGTCAGACAAAAACGGTTGGAGATTGGAAGTTCTCGGCCCCCAATGCAGAACCCGGAGGCTGGTACTTCCAGTTTGAGAACGAGCTCTATCCTGATGTGGATGACTCGGCCGTCGTGTTGATGGCGTTGTCGAAAGTTCGAATGGCTCAGGCTTCTGAACTGCAAGAGTCGATTCAACGGGGAACGAATTGGGTGCTCGCTATGCAAGGGTCCGATGGAGGCTGGGGCGCGTACGACAAGGATAATAATCGCATCGTGTTCAACTATATCCCCTTTGCCGATCACCATGCTTTGCTCGATCCCAGTACGTCAGACCTGACTGGACGTTGTCTCGAGATGCTTGCAGCGCTGGGCTACGATCAGAGACACCCAGCTGTGGGGCCGGCGCTCCGGTTTCTGAAGCGAGAGCAGGAAGCCGATGGCAGTTGGTACGGCCGGTGGGGCGTCAATTACATCTATGGTACCTGGTCCGTTCTGGCAGGCCTGCGAGCGATCGGGGTGGATCTTTCGGAGCCCTATATTCAGCGTGCGGTCGCCTGGCTTGAGTCGAAACAGAATCCCGATGGCGGCTGGGGCGAGTCCTGTCATTCGTACGACGACGACCCTGCGTGGAGCGGGAAGGGAGACAGTACCCCGTCTCAAACGGCTTGGGCCATCATGGGCCTGATGTCGGCCGGGATGACCGACGCCTTCAGCGTCGCTCGAGGCATCCAGTATCTGCTCCGCCATCAACTGAAGGATGGTTCGTGGGAAGAGGTTCGCCATACAGGCACCGGTTTCCCCCGGGTGTTTTATCTCCGCTACCATTGGTACTGCCAATATTTCCCGCTGTGGGCCTTGGCCATGTATCGAAACTTACGGACGCGCGGACACATGCGGGCCGATGAAGTCCGTGAGCAGGTCTTGGCATCCGGGTGTCATCGAGTCGACCGGTGA
- a CDS encoding MlaE family lipid ABC transporter permease subunit codes for MTNVIEQLGARAILRIQEMGRMLLFVLSACAWLVRPPFRFHQIMKQLHFIGYKSVFVVVLTAGFTGMVLALQGYYSLRKFGSEGLLGSAVALSMIRELGPVLAALMVTARAGSAMTAEIGIMRITEQIDALDTMAINPMQYLIAPKLVAGVIGVPLLVAIFDVVGIYGGSLVGVDLLGVSEGAYWNSIESAVEWKDIYGGILKSISFGLIVSWICCYKGFYTRHSAEGLGRATTEAVVLSSVLILVWDYFLTSVLL; via the coding sequence ATGACGAATGTGATTGAACAGCTGGGTGCGCGGGCCATCCTCCGTATCCAGGAGATGGGCCGCATGTTGTTGTTTGTGCTGTCGGCCTGTGCCTGGCTGGTGCGGCCTCCGTTTCGATTTCATCAAATCATGAAACAGCTCCACTTCATCGGGTATAAATCCGTGTTTGTCGTCGTGCTGACGGCAGGGTTTACGGGGATGGTGCTGGCGCTGCAAGGCTATTACAGCTTGCGGAAGTTCGGCTCCGAGGGGTTGCTGGGTTCTGCGGTGGCGTTGAGCATGATCCGGGAGTTGGGACCAGTGTTGGCGGCGTTGATGGTGACTGCGCGGGCCGGTTCAGCCATGACCGCTGAGATCGGCATCATGCGGATCACGGAGCAGATCGATGCGCTCGATACGATGGCGATTAATCCGATGCAATATCTGATCGCACCGAAACTGGTGGCGGGCGTGATCGGAGTCCCGTTGCTGGTGGCGATCTTTGATGTGGTCGGTATCTATGGCGGTTCCCTCGTCGGCGTGGACCTGTTGGGTGTGAGTGAAGGCGCCTACTGGAACTCGATTGAATCAGCGGTGGAATGGAAAGATATCTACGGCGGCATTCTCAAGTCGATCAGCTTCGGGCTGATCGTCAGTTGGATCTGTTGTTATAAAGGATTCTATACGAGACACAGCGCCGAAGGGCTTGGACGCGCGACGACTGAGGCGGTGGTCTTGTCGTCGGTGCTTATCCTCGTGTGGGACTATTTTCTCACGTCGGTTTTGCTCTAA
- a CDS encoding ATP-binding cassette domain-containing protein → MIRLIGVEKQFGDQRVLGGVDLAIPVGKLTTIIGGSGSGKSVLLKHMIGLLQPDRGEVWVDDVEISRLSGTRLNDVRKRFAMLFQGAALFDSLSVFENVAFPLREKLRMKGSAVIKRVEEKLGEVGLAGMGHKFPAELSGGMRKRAGLARALVMEPEIILFDEPTTGLDPLLAKSIHDLIVSMQRRFGFTAVMVSHEIPEIFAISDWVAMLRDGKIVLMAQSAEFQRTTDPEIHEFISVGGTVALPGSPVG, encoded by the coding sequence ATGATCAGGCTAATCGGCGTCGAAAAGCAATTTGGAGATCAGCGCGTCTTAGGAGGCGTTGATCTTGCGATCCCCGTCGGTAAGCTGACGACTATCATCGGTGGCAGCGGATCGGGAAAGAGTGTGCTGCTCAAGCACATGATCGGGCTCCTGCAGCCGGATCGCGGCGAGGTATGGGTGGACGATGTAGAGATCTCCCGGCTGTCCGGCACACGCTTGAATGACGTGCGGAAACGATTTGCGATGCTTTTTCAGGGCGCCGCGTTGTTCGATTCCCTGTCGGTCTTCGAGAACGTGGCGTTCCCGTTGCGCGAAAAATTGCGCATGAAGGGCTCGGCGGTGATCAAACGGGTTGAGGAAAAGCTCGGGGAAGTCGGGCTGGCGGGGATGGGGCACAAGTTTCCTGCCGAGTTGAGCGGGGGTATGCGAAAACGGGCTGGATTGGCGCGGGCGTTGGTCATGGAGCCGGAGATTATCCTTTTTGATGAGCCGACGACAGGGTTGGACCCTCTGCTGGCGAAGTCGATTCACGATTTGATTGTAAGCATGCAGCGGCGGTTCGGTTTTACGGCAGTGATGGTCAGTCATGAAATTCCTGAAATCTTCGCGATTTCAGACTGGGTGGCGATGCTTCGGGACGGAAAGATTGTATTGATGGCTCAGTCTGCCGAGTTTCAGCGAACCACCGACCCTGAGATCCATGAGTTTATTTCAGTCGGTGGGACTGTGGCGTTGCCGGGATCGCCCGTTGGGTGA
- the mlaD gene encoding outer membrane lipid asymmetry maintenance protein MlaD, with protein sequence MEKAKLEMVVGMFVLVGILCLGYLAVKLGKLELVSGDVYEVDAQFNTASGLKPGSTVEIAGVEVGRVRGIVLKEDRAMVKLAVNNTVKLYTDTIASIKTRGIIGEKFLALSPGGGGDPLKAGDTIRDTESGLDLEELVSQYVHGKVN encoded by the coding sequence ATGGAAAAAGCCAAACTAGAGATGGTGGTCGGTATGTTCGTACTCGTCGGCATCTTGTGTCTCGGGTATCTGGCAGTCAAGCTCGGGAAGCTCGAACTGGTCAGCGGCGACGTCTATGAAGTCGACGCGCAGTTCAATACGGCCTCGGGGCTTAAGCCCGGCTCGACGGTCGAAATCGCTGGCGTCGAAGTCGGTCGGGTTCGCGGGATTGTGCTCAAAGAGGATCGCGCGATGGTGAAGCTGGCAGTCAATAATACCGTCAAGCTCTACACCGACACGATTGCGTCCATCAAGACTCGGGGCATCATTGGAGAGAAATTTTTGGCACTGTCCCCTGGGGGGGGTGGCGATCCACTGAAGGCGGGAGATACGATCCGCGATACCGAATCGGGTCTCGATCTTGAGGAGTTAGTGAGTCAGTACGTGCATGGCAAAGTGAACTGA
- a CDS encoding ABC transporter substrate-binding protein, translating into MEIKGSTVAQDLKTGWGMVVSGIGCLLLLGAVAIQPAVAGGATEAMKGTIDEVLRIIQDKDLKQPGKSEERRQRLERAVGDRFDYPEMSRRALGAPWNTLSEKDKQEFVSLFQTLLTNSYSDKVETYSGEGVQYINERTEKDFAEVRTKVLTGKTEIPLDYRLLNKGVEWRVYDVVVDGVSLVSNYRGQFTKILRSSGYADLVDQLRKKSDKIKAP; encoded by the coding sequence ATGGAGATCAAGGGATCTACCGTCGCACAAGACTTGAAAACGGGTTGGGGGATGGTGGTGAGCGGAATTGGCTGCCTGCTACTGCTTGGTGCGGTTGCCATTCAGCCGGCGGTGGCTGGTGGCGCGACGGAGGCCATGAAAGGCACTATCGACGAGGTGCTGAGAATCATTCAGGACAAGGACCTCAAACAGCCGGGGAAATCGGAAGAGCGACGGCAGCGGTTGGAACGGGCTGTCGGGGACCGGTTCGACTATCCAGAAATGTCGAGGCGGGCGCTCGGTGCTCCGTGGAATACGCTGTCTGAAAAGGACAAACAAGAATTCGTCTCGCTGTTTCAGACACTCTTGACTAATTCCTATTCGGACAAGGTCGAGACCTATTCCGGTGAGGGAGTGCAGTACATCAATGAACGGACGGAAAAGGACTTTGCCGAAGTGAGGACGAAGGTCCTCACAGGTAAGACCGAAATCCCTCTCGACTACCGCCTGCTCAACAAGGGTGTGGAGTGGCGAGTGTACGATGTGGTGGTGGACGGCGTAAGTTTGGTGAGTAATTACCGTGGACAGTTCACAAAGATTCTCCGCTCCTCAGGCTACGCCGATCTCGTGGATCAGCTTCGCAAGAAATCCGACAAGATCAAAGCCCCGTAG
- a CDS encoding BamA/TamA family outer membrane protein, translated as MTSLRGCIAVALLFLAANVVSLPEDARADVQYFPVPSVSTSKNDGSDVGLITPILITDPDGELKYIVAPMIVRNSIVGTRGALNLFRYEPGGREIRFTGSFTERIERKLVFSYADPAFSQGRYSLNFGASFFKNATSRFFGLGEATSEPQQTNYTAREGRANWRFGVYANEVTQISVGQRFRDVRLQKGATDLPFTGDRFSTVDGVRGESIILGHRATFYYDTRNNLVSPTDGMAVTAYAEVNQNIRNGDHPVYSRYEVEVKKLFPSESKRAILVVRADLQATIGTQVPFFEQSSLGGQNNLRGFGGDRFIDKHLVSLSVEERIHLARTRVAGVIADFEVAPFLDTGQVFNDYKDVSFKSYRMTPGVGFRGIVRPNVVGRVDYGYSREGGAIYAGLDFPY; from the coding sequence ATGACAAGCTTGCGCGGCTGTATCGCCGTTGCCCTCCTGTTTCTTGCGGCGAATGTCGTCTCGTTGCCTGAGGACGCACGAGCTGACGTTCAATACTTCCCGGTTCCGTCCGTGTCGACCAGCAAGAACGATGGGAGCGATGTTGGACTAATCACGCCGATTTTGATTACAGATCCCGATGGGGAGCTGAAATATATCGTCGCGCCGATGATCGTTCGCAACTCCATCGTGGGGACGCGCGGGGCGCTCAATCTGTTCCGGTATGAACCGGGGGGGCGTGAGATTCGTTTCACCGGTTCATTTACGGAGCGGATCGAACGGAAGCTGGTCTTCAGTTATGCCGATCCAGCCTTCAGCCAGGGGCGCTACTCCCTGAATTTCGGTGCTTCGTTTTTCAAAAATGCCACCTCTCGGTTTTTCGGATTAGGAGAAGCGACCTCTGAACCGCAACAGACGAACTATACGGCGCGTGAGGGGAGAGCGAATTGGCGATTCGGGGTCTATGCCAACGAAGTGACCCAGATTTCCGTCGGGCAGCGTTTCCGCGACGTGCGTCTGCAGAAGGGGGCCACCGATCTTCCCTTTACCGGTGACCGATTTTCGACGGTGGATGGTGTGCGGGGGGAGTCGATCATTCTCGGCCACCGGGCGACGTTTTATTATGATACGCGCAACAACCTCGTCTCGCCGACCGATGGAATGGCCGTAACGGCTTACGCCGAAGTGAATCAGAATATTCGCAACGGAGATCATCCCGTCTACTCTCGCTACGAAGTCGAGGTTAAGAAGCTCTTCCCGAGCGAGTCGAAGCGCGCGATCCTCGTCGTGCGGGCGGATCTTCAGGCGACAATCGGGACACAGGTTCCGTTCTTCGAGCAAAGCTCCTTGGGTGGACAAAACAACCTCCGGGGGTTCGGCGGCGATCGGTTCATCGACAAGCACCTTGTGTCGCTCAGCGTCGAGGAGCGGATCCATTTGGCGAGGACGAGAGTTGCAGGCGTCATCGCGGATTTCGAAGTCGCGCCGTTCCTGGATACCGGACAGGTCTTCAACGACTATAAGGACGTCAGCTTTAAGAGTTATCGTATGACTCCCGGTGTCGGATTCCGCGGCATCGTGCGACCCAATGTCGTCGGACGTGTCGACTACGGCTATAGCCGGGAAGGCGGCGCGATCTATGCGGGATTGGATTTTCCCTACTAG